In Aythya fuligula isolate bAytFul2 chromosome 6, bAytFul2.pri, whole genome shotgun sequence, the following are encoded in one genomic region:
- the BOLL gene encoding protein boule-like isoform X1 translates to MEPDGAAANQTQTESSPSTPNTVSPVPLNNSTGAPRFGTVTPNRIFVGGIDFKTNENDLRKFFAQYGCVREVKIVNDRAGISKGYGFITFETQEDAQKILQEAKKLSYKDKKLNIGPAIRKQQIRIPRSTVIPESGTMYLTTSSGYPYIYHNGVAYFHTPEVASVPQPWPSRSVSSSPMMVAQPVYQPPTYHYQAPTQCLPGQWQWSVPQSPASSPSFFYVHPSEVIYQPVGIAQEGGCVPPPFLLVEAAVPEPYSDHGVQAPHHQPYAQSAIAMPAPVSQTKPVKTLWSIHY, encoded by the exons GCTGCAAATCAGACACAAACAGAATCTTCACCTTCAACTCCCAACACTGTGTCACCAGTGCCATTAAATAATTCAACCGGTGCTCCAAGGTTTGGAACAGTTACTCCAAATCGCATCTTTGTAGGTGGAATTGATTTtaag aCTAATGAAAATGACCTGAGGAAGTTTTTTGCTCAGTATGGCTGTGTGAGAGAGGTGAAGATAGTAAATGACAGAGCTGGAATATCAAAGGG GTATGGCTTCATTACTTTTGAAACTCAGGAAGATGCACAGAAGATACTACAAGAG gCTAAAAAGCTTAGTTATAAGGATAAGAAGTTGAATATTGGTCCAGcaataagaaaacaacaaatacgGATTCCTC GTTCTACTGTAATACCAGAATCTGGTACGATGTACTTGACTACTTCAAGTGGATATCCTTATATTTACCATAATGGAGTGGCTTATTTTCACACTCCTGAAGTTGCTTCTGTTCCACAGCCATGGCCA TCACGCTCTGTTTCCAGCTCACCTATGATGGTAGCTCAACCAGTTTATCAGCCTCCTACTTATCATTATCAG GCACCAACACAGTGTCTTCCAGGTCAGTGGCAGTGGTCTGTTCCACAG tCTCCTGCTTCTTCACCTTCGTTCTTTTATGTGCACCCTTCTGAAGTCATTTATCAGCCAGTAGGGATTGCCCAGGAAGGTGGTTGCGtacctcctcctttccttctagTGGAAGCTGCAGTTCCAGAG cCATATTCTGATCATGGAGTTCAAGCGCCCCATCACCAGCCTTACGCCCAGAGTGCCATAGCCATGCCTGCACCTGTGAGTCAAACTAAGCCAGTTAAA
- the BOLL gene encoding protein boule-like isoform X2 yields MTELEYQRGSTVIPESGTMYLTTSSGYPYIYHNGVAYFHTPEVASVPQPWPSRSVSSSPMMVAQPVYQPPTYHYQAPTQCLPGQWQWSVPQSPASSPSFFYVHPSEVIYQPVGIAQEGGCVPPPFLLVEAAVPEPYSDHGVQAPHHQPYAQSAIAMPAPVSQTKPVKTLWSIHY; encoded by the exons ATGACAGAGCTGGAATATCAAAGGG GTTCTACTGTAATACCAGAATCTGGTACGATGTACTTGACTACTTCAAGTGGATATCCTTATATTTACCATAATGGAGTGGCTTATTTTCACACTCCTGAAGTTGCTTCTGTTCCACAGCCATGGCCA TCACGCTCTGTTTCCAGCTCACCTATGATGGTAGCTCAACCAGTTTATCAGCCTCCTACTTATCATTATCAG GCACCAACACAGTGTCTTCCAGGTCAGTGGCAGTGGTCTGTTCCACAG tCTCCTGCTTCTTCACCTTCGTTCTTTTATGTGCACCCTTCTGAAGTCATTTATCAGCCAGTAGGGATTGCCCAGGAAGGTGGTTGCGtacctcctcctttccttctagTGGAAGCTGCAGTTCCAGAG cCATATTCTGATCATGGAGTTCAAGCGCCCCATCACCAGCCTTACGCCCAGAGTGCCATAGCCATGCCTGCACCTGTGAGTCAAACTAAGCCAGTTAAA